From one Trifolium pratense cultivar HEN17-A07 linkage group LG1, ARS_RC_1.1, whole genome shotgun sequence genomic stretch:
- the LOC123924218 gene encoding uncharacterized protein LOC123924218 isoform X2 produces the protein MESEGQKGTLNPSAMLASLLSRRAKLHEELRNIEKQVYDMETSYLQDPGQCGNVLKGFEGFLSSTKNTALQKSLQPDEMMGDRILVLVVQKVEQFMQMDRVNQRKEEVRQEMPREQGLQVNKILIMKMILIYHDIVIDMLMQLSVKPCGM, from the exons ATGGAATCCGAAG GTCAAAAGGGTACGCTTAATCCGTCAGCAATGTTGGCTTCTTTGCTTAGTAGAAGAGCCAAACTTCACGAGGAGCTTCGTAATATTGAAAAACAG GTTTATGATATGGAGACAAGTTATTTACAGGATCCGGGACAGTGTGGCAATGTATTAAAGGGATTTGAAGGGTTCCTATCTTCAACAAAGAACACTGCATT gCAGAAGAGCTTGCAGCCGGACGAGATG ATGGGAGATCGGATTTTGGTCCTGGTCGTTCAAAAGGTGGAACAATTTATGCAAATGGACA GGGTAAACCAAAGAAAGGAAGAGGTGCGCCAAGAGATGCCAAGAGAGCAAGGGCTTCAAGTGAACAAGATTTTGATTATGAAGATGATCCTGATCTATCATGACATCGTGATTGACATGCTGATGCAACTTTCTGTTAAACCTTGTGGAATGTAA
- the LOC123924218 gene encoding chromatin modification-related protein MEAF6-like isoform X1, which produces MESEGQKGTLNPSAMLASLLSRRAKLHEELRNIEKQVYDMETSYLQDPGQCGNVLKGFEGFLSSTKNTAFLKRSRKFQPEDRLFSLSSVTSPAAEELAAGRDDGRSDFGPGRSKGGTIYANGQGKPKKGRGAPRDAKRARASSEQDFDYEDDPDLS; this is translated from the exons ATGGAATCCGAAG GTCAAAAGGGTACGCTTAATCCGTCAGCAATGTTGGCTTCTTTGCTTAGTAGAAGAGCCAAACTTCACGAGGAGCTTCGTAATATTGAAAAACAG GTTTATGATATGGAGACAAGTTATTTACAGGATCCGGGACAGTGTGGCAATGTATTAAAGGGATTTGAAGGGTTCCTATCTTCAACAAAGAACACTGCATT CTTGAAGCGGTCCAGAAAGTTTCAGCCCGAAGATAGACTCTTTTCATTATCCTCAGTGACCTCACCAGCG gCAGAAGAGCTTGCAGCCGGACGAGATG ATGGGAGATCGGATTTTGGTCCTGGTCGTTCAAAAGGTGGAACAATTTATGCAAATGGACA GGGTAAACCAAAGAAAGGAAGAGGTGCGCCAAGAGATGCCAAGAGAGCAAGGGCTTCAAGTGAACAAGATTTTGATTATGAAGATGATCCTGATCTATCATGA